One window from the genome of Pseudoalteromonas sp. '520P1 No. 423' encodes:
- a CDS encoding TonB-dependent receptor — MKHQIFSKTKLATSLSLILSAVSFTPAYAADEKSVEDIEVIAVTGMRSSIKESTRLKRDSAGVVDAISAEDIGKFPDTNLAESLQRITGVSINRSNGEGSQVTVRGFGPNFNMVTLNGRAMPAASLPGGGGSPNSRAFDFANLASDSIKSVEVYKTGKANIATGGIGATININTSKPLDNPGLQASFGAKAQYDTTNRVGDDVTPEVSGLLSWTDEEEVFGVSVTASMQKRSSGTVGAYTNQWRTSEFDGSIAQQPTEPESGAPVIINNSPAIGQMYSMPSDLRYTIADRERTRTNAQFTFQFRPADSITTTLDYTYSKQDLNEQRAEQSIWMDTYKSSLTFDDNTVKTPVLYNEERREQLPRDLGLAVQELNQVNENKSIGFNLEYEASDYLTIVFDAHDSSSEAAPDAGYGSWVNFGMGANIAKGQGVDYTTKLPTMYVDFDDCARTNLNCNNTLDASDVGSSILDMNYASQRTDITQVRLEAQYDFEDSSINFGIESRSMESHSLQSLTRHTMGNWGVENPGEIPDGYLTPVDMLAEFDDFDTKGGFSQGFTGSASQLGKWAAGEYGFDFAADGAYATNRTIKEDITAAFAQYSYSGDFNGHAYNIIAGLRYESTDSTSTANIDLPNAVAWEGNNDFNVRFGSSKENFSLDNSYDHFLPNLDFDIEVVDDVKARFSYSKTIARPTYNDLSSAATVSGPGAPTLIPGASPATASTGNPSLIPLESDNIDLSLEWYFDDTSYVSAGYYQKNVENFIGIEPVTQNFYGLRDATSGPRAQAAIAELESMGLPITDSNLFQMVAATENGVAFDSMSYEEFEAAYDVLPNSDDPLMDFVGQTPVNNKEAKIDGFELAVQHFFGETGFGFQANYTTVNGDIGFDVNAPTSVTQFALVGLSDTANLVLMYENDEFQARIAYNWRDDFLANGARYQNEPEFIESYSQIDFNVSYNVNEKLSVFFEGINITEENSRSHGRTTAQMWNLEQLGARYALGARYSF; from the coding sequence ATGAAGCATCAAATTTTTAGTAAAACCAAGTTGGCAACCAGCTTATCACTTATTTTAAGCGCCGTATCGTTCACTCCGGCATATGCAGCAGACGAAAAATCAGTTGAAGATATTGAAGTCATCGCAGTAACGGGTATGCGCTCAAGTATTAAAGAGTCAACTAGACTTAAAAGAGATTCTGCGGGGGTTGTTGATGCGATTTCAGCTGAAGATATTGGTAAATTCCCTGATACTAACTTAGCTGAATCATTACAACGTATTACAGGTGTATCTATTAACCGTTCAAATGGTGAAGGTTCACAAGTCACAGTACGTGGTTTTGGTCCTAACTTTAATATGGTGACTTTAAATGGCCGCGCCATGCCAGCAGCTTCGTTACCTGGTGGTGGTGGTTCACCAAACTCTCGTGCTTTTGATTTTGCTAATCTTGCTTCAGATAGTATTAAATCTGTTGAAGTATATAAAACAGGCAAAGCAAATATCGCAACAGGTGGTATTGGTGCAACAATCAATATAAATACATCTAAACCACTTGATAACCCAGGTTTACAAGCCAGTTTTGGCGCTAAAGCACAATATGATACAACCAATCGTGTAGGCGATGATGTTACCCCTGAAGTGTCTGGTTTATTAAGCTGGACTGACGAAGAGGAAGTATTTGGCGTATCAGTTACAGCAAGCATGCAAAAACGTAGCAGTGGTACCGTAGGTGCGTACACTAACCAATGGCGTACATCTGAATTTGATGGCTCAATTGCACAACAACCCACAGAACCAGAATCTGGCGCTCCTGTTATCATAAATAATAGTCCTGCAATTGGCCAAATGTATTCTATGCCTTCAGATTTGCGTTATACAATTGCAGATAGAGAACGTACACGTACTAATGCCCAGTTTACTTTTCAATTTCGCCCAGCAGATTCTATAACAACAACGCTTGATTACACCTATTCAAAGCAAGATTTAAACGAGCAAAGGGCTGAGCAGTCTATCTGGATGGATACGTATAAAAGTTCACTCACTTTTGACGATAACACAGTTAAAACGCCTGTTTTGTATAATGAAGAGCGTCGTGAACAATTACCACGTGATTTAGGTTTAGCGGTTCAAGAACTCAATCAAGTTAATGAAAACAAATCAATTGGTTTTAACTTAGAGTATGAAGCATCTGATTATTTAACGATTGTATTTGATGCTCACGACTCATCTTCTGAAGCCGCTCCTGATGCAGGTTATGGCAGCTGGGTAAACTTTGGTATGGGCGCAAATATAGCCAAAGGTCAAGGCGTTGATTACACAACAAAACTACCGACTATGTATGTTGATTTTGATGATTGTGCGCGTACTAATCTAAATTGTAACAATACTTTAGATGCATCAGATGTCGGTAGTTCAATTTTAGATATGAACTATGCATCACAAAGAACTGATATCACGCAAGTACGTTTAGAAGCACAATATGACTTTGAAGATAGCAGCATTAATTTTGGTATTGAATCTCGTTCTATGGAAAGTCATTCATTACAATCATTAACGCGACATACTATGGGTAACTGGGGTGTTGAAAATCCTGGTGAGATCCCTGATGGTTACCTGACACCTGTTGATATGTTAGCTGAATTTGATGATTTTGATACCAAGGGCGGATTTAGCCAAGGCTTTACTGGTAGTGCATCTCAATTAGGTAAATGGGCAGCTGGCGAATATGGCTTTGATTTTGCTGCTGATGGCGCATATGCTACAAACCGTACGATAAAAGAAGATATCACGGCTGCTTTTGCACAATATAGTTATTCAGGTGATTTTAATGGTCACGCTTACAATATTATTGCAGGTTTACGCTATGAAAGCACCGACAGCACTTCTACAGCTAATATTGACTTACCTAACGCAGTTGCATGGGAAGGTAATAATGACTTTAATGTAAGATTTGGATCATCTAAAGAGAATTTCTCACTTGATAATAGCTATGATCACTTCCTACCAAATCTAGATTTTGATATTGAAGTTGTTGATGATGTTAAAGCTCGTTTTTCTTATAGTAAAACAATTGCTCGTCCAACTTATAACGATTTAAGTTCTGCAGCAACAGTGAGCGGTCCAGGTGCACCAACGCTTATTCCAGGAGCATCTCCTGCAACAGCAAGTACAGGTAACCCAAGCTTAATCCCACTTGAATCAGATAATATCGACCTGTCTTTAGAATGGTATTTTGATGATACAAGTTATGTATCTGCAGGTTACTACCAAAAGAATGTTGAAAACTTTATTGGTATTGAGCCGGTTACGCAAAACTTTTACGGATTAAGAGATGCGACTTCTGGTCCTCGCGCACAAGCGGCTATCGCTGAACTTGAATCTATGGGTTTACCTATCACTGATTCAAACTTATTCCAAATGGTAGCAGCTACTGAAAATGGTGTTGCATTTGACTCTATGAGTTATGAAGAATTTGAAGCAGCATACGATGTACTTCCAAACAGTGATGATCCATTAATGGATTTTGTTGGCCAAACACCTGTCAACAACAAAGAAGCTAAAATTGATGGTTTTGAATTAGCTGTTCAGCACTTCTTTGGTGAAACAGGTTTTGGCTTCCAAGCTAACTATACTACTGTTAATGGTGATATAGGTTTTGACGTCAATGCACCAACAAGTGTGACACAATTTGCATTAGTAGGCTTAAGCGATACTGCAAACTTAGTGTTAATGTATGAAAACGATGAATTCCAAGCGCGTATTGCTTACAACTGGCGAGATGACTTTTTAGCAAATGGTGCCCGTTACCAAAACGAACCTGAATTTATCGAGTCATATTCACAAATTGACTTTAACGTCTCTTATAACGTGAATGAAAAGCTATCAGTATTCTTTGAAGGTATTAATATTACAGAAGAAAACAGCAGAAGCCATGGCAGAACAACAGCCCAAATGTGGAACCTAGAACAATTAGGTGCACGTTATGCGCTAGGTGCTCGCTACTCATTTTAA
- a CDS encoding gluconokinase: protein MTKLMGIHPKLIIVMGVSGCGKSTIAQEIAQNLCMSFIDADDFHLSEAKSLMSEGVPLTDAMRVPWINKIKKYLADSHSNDHGVVLAFSGLKKHHRNMFRMLNFDICYFHLYAPFKDIHHRLDKRKNHFFCSKLLASQYAALESTINESDVTLIDANLSIAKTVETIQVKLLEGEYAVSNF from the coding sequence ATGACTAAGTTAATGGGAATACATCCAAAACTAATCATAGTGATGGGTGTCAGTGGTTGTGGAAAATCAACAATAGCGCAAGAAATCGCACAGAATCTGTGTATGTCATTTATAGATGCTGACGACTTTCACTTAAGTGAAGCTAAATCACTTATGTCTGAGGGGGTGCCTTTAACAGATGCCATGAGAGTACCTTGGATTAATAAAATAAAAAAATATTTAGCAGATAGTCATTCAAATGATCATGGTGTCGTTTTGGCATTCTCAGGATTAAAAAAACACCACCGTAATATGTTTAGGATGCTGAATTTTGATATTTGTTACTTCCATTTATACGCGCCTTTTAAAGATATTCACCATAGATTAGATAAACGCAAAAACCATTTTTTTTGTAGTAAATTATTAGCAAGTCAATATGCAGCATTAGAATCAACAATTAATGAATCGGATGTCACTTTAATCGATGCTAATTTATCGATCGCAAAGACTGTAGAGACAATTCAGGTCAAGTTATTGGAGGGAGAATATGCTGTATCAAATTTTTAA
- a CDS encoding MFS transporter, producing the protein MIKNKTLMQTPLSIKEKMGYAAGDVASNFYWRIFDVFLFIFYTDIFGLSAAAVGTMMLVTRLIDAFTDPLMGAMADRTDTRYGKFRPYLLWGILPICAAGILTFTVPDFDESGKLLWAYGTYIFMMLAYTFINVPYGALLGVVTANTQERTTLTSFRFIGAFSGGTLVAYLTPELVSYFSEVFGAGNEVIGWQCTMGLYGFISAILFSITFFTTKERISPPKDQKTPIVQDIKDLLNNKPWLVLFSLALIIMLTITLRGSAGTFYFKYYAGREDLIGSFAMAYMLSLAFGAAATPLLTRYFDKTRLLQYLMLIVGLLSIFFYFVPKDNLFLMFSLQILIGLALGPKSPLVFSMYADTADYSQWQTGRRATAMIFSAAAFAQKLGGALAGGLMGWLLASMGYEANQIQSGDSMQGIVLLMTLIPGVFALIAVFIIRLYPLKNEQMLAVQNALNTKLRSEDVVC; encoded by the coding sequence ATGATTAAAAATAAAACGCTCATGCAAACACCACTGTCGATAAAAGAGAAAATGGGATACGCCGCTGGCGATGTTGCATCAAATTTTTATTGGCGCATCTTTGATGTGTTTTTATTTATATTTTACACCGATATATTTGGTTTATCTGCTGCAGCTGTCGGCACTATGATGCTAGTGACCCGATTAATTGATGCTTTTACAGATCCATTAATGGGTGCGATGGCTGATAGAACAGATACACGATATGGCAAGTTTAGACCGTATTTATTATGGGGTATTTTACCAATATGTGCTGCGGGTATATTGACCTTTACTGTGCCTGACTTTGATGAATCAGGGAAACTACTTTGGGCATATGGTACTTATATCTTTATGATGTTGGCTTATACATTTATAAATGTGCCATATGGTGCTTTATTAGGGGTTGTAACAGCAAATACGCAAGAGCGAACCACATTAACCAGTTTTAGGTTTATTGGTGCTTTTTCTGGCGGTACTTTAGTGGCGTATTTAACGCCTGAATTGGTTAGTTATTTTAGTGAAGTATTTGGTGCTGGTAATGAGGTTATTGGCTGGCAATGCACTATGGGTTTATATGGTTTCATATCGGCTATTTTATTTAGTATTACATTTTTCACAACGAAAGAACGTATTTCCCCACCTAAAGATCAAAAAACACCTATTGTCCAAGATATTAAAGACTTGTTGAATAATAAGCCTTGGCTAGTTTTATTTTCACTGGCATTAATCATTATGCTAACCATTACATTACGTGGCAGTGCGGGGACTTTTTATTTTAAGTATTATGCCGGGCGAGAAGATTTAATTGGTAGTTTCGCTATGGCTTATATGTTGTCTCTTGCTTTTGGGGCTGCCGCAACACCATTGTTAACAAGATATTTTGATAAAACTAGGTTGTTACAATATTTGATGCTGATTGTTGGTTTGTTATCTATTTTTTTTTATTTTGTGCCCAAAGATAACTTATTTTTAATGTTTAGCTTGCAGATATTAATTGGTTTGGCATTAGGCCCAAAATCTCCTTTGGTATTTTCTATGTATGCAGATACCGCTGATTATTCACAATGGCAAACAGGTCGTCGTGCAACAGCGATGATTTTTTCTGCCGCAGCATTTGCACAAAAACTAGGAGGCGCACTCGCTGGAGGTTTGATGGGCTGGTTATTAGCCTCAATGGGTTATGAGGCAAATCAAATACAATCAGGAGATTCCATGCAGGGCATTGTTTTATTAATGACTTTGATCCCTGGTGTTTTTGCATTGATTGCAGTTTTTATTATTCGTTTATATCCACTTAAAAATGAACAAATGTTAGCAGTACAAAATGCATTAAATACTAAATTAAGGAGTGAAGATGTCGTTTGTTGA
- a CDS encoding GH36-type glycosyl hydrolase domain-containing protein codes for MSFVEQKLKMSPQYKVQLDSPLSMPNAGGFLWNSKMMIQMNCRGYAVSQFMQPEPAKYSNGPNNEAKTFMQPEHHYYTHHPGRFFYIKDESSNELFSVPYEPVRSKLEQFSFIVTASEVLWTIKQNGLEITLVLSLTKNDVVELWQLRVKNLTDIKRNISIYPYFSIGYMSWMNQSAVFNEKLNGIIASSITPYQKVEDHFKQQNFKDKTYLIADIKPTAWCANQNSFEGEGGLHNPDAIQQVNLDNSNAVYETPLAALQYSIELNAQGEKSFKFIFGPAEHEDEIAAIKHKVFEQPSSFDTQKKLYLDYINQAKGCIDIETPDSSFNEFINHWLPRQMFYHGDVNRLSTDPQTRNYLQDAMGMCYIDPSYTRKAFITALSQQTINGEMPDGILLHPDAKLKYINQIPHADHSVWLPICLLAYLDETNDYNLLNELVGFANSEELLTVKVHIDLAMQYLLNQTDERGLSFIAQGDWCDPMNMVGFKGKGVSAWLSMATAYALNTWCDICEDLKEVNQSQVNEFRYAAKAINNATNQYFWDGQWFARGITDDNVTFGINSDVEGRIFINPQSWAMLSGTADDEQINKIITQVNKQLMTPYGVMMLAPSYTKMRNDVGRITQKSPGVAENGSVYNHAAIFYAFSLYSQGQADLAFDVLMKMLPSETDETKRGQLPIFIPNYYRGAYYQLPQMAGRSSQLFNTGTVAWFYRCLIEGLCGLKGDKGDLVVQPQLPKHWPNIKVIRHFQGAVFNVEIIQSHTVLETKLVLDSIELATNKITNIAEGKQHKLIVITPYLVNENQNKKDASDD; via the coding sequence ATGTCGTTTGTTGAACAAAAGTTAAAAATGTCACCGCAATATAAAGTGCAATTAGACTCCCCACTTAGTATGCCTAATGCAGGCGGTTTCTTGTGGAATAGTAAAATGATGATTCAGATGAACTGCAGAGGTTATGCTGTTTCACAGTTTATGCAGCCTGAGCCTGCTAAATATTCAAATGGGCCAAATAATGAAGCCAAAACATTTATGCAACCCGAGCATCATTATTATACACATCATCCGGGTAGATTTTTTTATATAAAAGATGAATCAAGCAATGAATTATTTTCTGTGCCTTATGAACCGGTTAGAAGCAAGTTAGAACAATTCAGCTTCATTGTAACCGCCAGTGAAGTATTATGGACAATTAAGCAAAATGGTTTAGAAATTACTTTGGTGTTGAGCTTAACTAAAAATGATGTCGTAGAGCTTTGGCAACTGAGAGTTAAAAACCTAACAGATATAAAAAGAAATATTAGCATATATCCTTATTTTTCTATTGGTTATATGTCGTGGATGAATCAATCAGCAGTATTTAATGAAAAACTCAATGGCATTATTGCATCAAGTATTACGCCATATCAAAAAGTTGAAGATCATTTCAAACAACAAAATTTCAAAGACAAAACCTATTTAATTGCAGATATTAAACCAACAGCTTGGTGTGCTAATCAAAATAGCTTTGAAGGTGAGGGTGGCTTACATAATCCAGATGCGATTCAACAAGTAAACTTAGATAATTCAAACGCAGTATATGAAACACCCTTAGCAGCTTTACAGTATTCAATAGAGTTAAATGCTCAGGGAGAAAAGTCATTTAAATTTATATTTGGACCAGCTGAACATGAAGATGAAATCGCAGCAATAAAACACAAGGTTTTTGAGCAACCATCTTCATTTGACACACAGAAAAAATTATATTTAGATTATATTAATCAAGCAAAAGGCTGTATTGATATTGAAACGCCAGATAGTTCTTTTAATGAATTTATAAACCATTGGCTGCCTAGGCAAATGTTCTATCATGGTGATGTAAATAGATTAAGCACAGATCCTCAAACACGTAATTACCTGCAAGACGCAATGGGCATGTGTTACATAGACCCAAGTTATACGAGAAAGGCATTTATTACTGCTTTATCACAACAAACAATTAATGGCGAAATGCCAGATGGTATTTTACTGCATCCAGATGCCAAGCTTAAATATATCAACCAAATCCCCCATGCTGATCATAGTGTTTGGCTACCTATTTGTTTATTAGCTTATTTAGATGAAACAAATGATTATAACTTATTGAATGAACTAGTTGGATTTGCTAATAGTGAAGAGTTACTTACAGTTAAGGTGCATATAGATTTGGCTATGCAGTATTTATTAAATCAAACAGATGAACGGGGTTTGAGTTTTATAGCACAAGGAGATTGGTGCGATCCCATGAATATGGTGGGCTTTAAAGGTAAAGGCGTATCGGCTTGGTTATCTATGGCAACTGCTTATGCATTAAATACTTGGTGTGATATTTGTGAAGATCTCAAAGAGGTTAATCAAAGCCAGGTAAATGAGTTTAGATATGCAGCTAAAGCTATCAATAACGCAACTAATCAGTATTTTTGGGATGGGCAGTGGTTTGCCAGAGGCATAACCGACGATAACGTAACTTTTGGTATTAATTCAGACGTAGAAGGGCGTATTTTTATTAATCCTCAAAGTTGGGCTATGCTAAGCGGTACCGCAGATGATGAACAAATAAATAAGATAATAACTCAAGTTAATAAACAGCTGATGACGCCATATGGTGTCATGATGTTAGCGCCTAGTTATACAAAAATGCGTAATGATGTTGGACGCATTACCCAAAAGTCACCTGGCGTTGCAGAAAATGGTTCGGTATATAATCATGCCGCTATTTTTTATGCGTTTAGTTTGTATTCACAAGGTCAAGCTGATTTAGCATTTGATGTATTGATGAAAATGCTGCCAAGTGAAACTGATGAAACTAAACGCGGGCAGTTGCCTATTTTTATTCCTAATTATTACCGTGGTGCATATTATCAACTTCCACAAATGGCAGGTCGCTCTAGTCAATTATTTAATACAGGCACAGTTGCTTGGTTTTATCGCTGTTTAATTGAAGGATTATGCGGATTAAAAGGTGATAAAGGAGATTTAGTTGTACAACCTCAATTACCTAAGCATTGGCCTAATATTAAGGTGATACGTCATTTTCAGGGAGCTGTGTTTAATGTTGAAATAATACAATCGCATACAGTGCTAGAAACTAAGTTAGTTTTAGATAGCATTGAGCTAGCGACTAATAAAATTACAAATATTGCTGAGGGTAAACAGCATAAATTAATAGTCATAACGCCTTACCTTGTTAATGAGAATCAGAATAAAAAGGATGCTAGTGATGACTAA
- a CDS encoding tryptophan halogenase family protein: MNKPIKNIVIVGGGSAGWITAGLLAAEHHLKRDNAINITLIESPEIKSIGVGEGTWPSMRNTLDKIGIKESDFITQCNASFKQGSKFVNWQGTKKYDVYYHPFMTPEGYTQVNLQHAWQQLGTDKPFADTINMQSHICHQGLAPKQASTPEYAGVTNYGYHLDAAKFSHMLQAHCIKVLGVKHVVAHINQINNDENEYIANIETATQGKISGDLFIDCSGLNALLIDKHYKIPFIDKKHILFNDSALAVQVPYLKLDEDIASATVSTAQAAGWVWDIGLSNRRGIGYTYSSKHTCDTEAEKTLIAYLSETISNEQIKSLNIRKLDFKPGHREKFWHKNCVAIGMSSGFLEPLEASALALVELSANMISEELPTNFEHMNIVAKRFNGRFEYRWQRVIEFLKLHYVISKRADSQYWLDNKATDSIPERLKELLTLWQYQPPSINDFVQNQEVFPSASYQYVLYGMGFKTTEYPTNKTFNNIELAQHYFNHNQETKLKYLNALPSNRELINHIKNNKLQSVG; this comes from the coding sequence ATGAATAAACCCATTAAAAATATTGTCATAGTTGGCGGTGGTTCCGCAGGTTGGATCACTGCAGGTTTACTTGCAGCTGAACATCATTTAAAAAGAGATAATGCCATTAATATCACTTTAATTGAATCTCCCGAAATAAAGTCCATAGGCGTAGGTGAAGGTACTTGGCCATCTATGCGCAATACATTAGACAAAATAGGCATTAAAGAGTCTGATTTTATAACGCAATGTAATGCATCTTTTAAACAAGGTTCTAAATTTGTGAACTGGCAAGGCACAAAGAAGTATGATGTGTATTACCACCCATTTATGACTCCAGAGGGTTACACTCAAGTTAATTTACAGCATGCATGGCAACAATTGGGTACAGATAAGCCTTTTGCAGATACTATCAATATGCAAAGCCATATTTGTCACCAAGGGTTAGCGCCAAAACAAGCTTCTACGCCAGAGTATGCTGGAGTGACTAATTATGGTTATCATCTAGATGCAGCTAAGTTTTCACACATGCTGCAAGCACATTGTATTAAGGTATTAGGTGTAAAACATGTTGTTGCTCATATTAATCAAATTAATAATGATGAAAATGAATACATAGCCAATATAGAAACTGCAACACAGGGAAAGATATCTGGAGATTTATTTATTGATTGTAGTGGGTTAAATGCCTTGCTGATTGATAAACACTATAAGATCCCTTTCATTGATAAAAAACATATCCTTTTTAATGATAGTGCTTTAGCAGTGCAAGTCCCCTACTTAAAGCTCGATGAAGATATTGCCTCTGCAACAGTTTCTACCGCACAAGCTGCAGGCTGGGTTTGGGATATCGGTTTATCAAATCGTAGAGGCATAGGTTATACCTATTCAAGCAAACATACATGCGATACTGAAGCAGAAAAAACACTTATAGCCTATTTGAGTGAAACAATAAGCAATGAACAAATCAAAAGCTTAAATATTCGTAAACTAGACTTTAAACCAGGTCACAGAGAAAAGTTTTGGCATAAAAACTGTGTTGCTATAGGTATGTCATCAGGGTTTTTAGAACCATTAGAGGCCTCTGCGCTTGCTTTAGTTGAATTATCAGCCAATATGATCAGTGAAGAGCTGCCAACAAACTTTGAACATATGAATATCGTAGCTAAACGCTTTAATGGAAGGTTTGAGTATCGTTGGCAACGGGTAATTGAGTTTTTAAAATTACATTATGTGATCAGTAAGCGAGCTGACTCACAATATTGGCTTGACAATAAAGCAACTGACAGTATTCCTGAGCGACTAAAAGAATTGTTGACTTTATGGCAATATCAGCCGCCAAGTATTAATGATTTTGTGCAAAACCAAGAAGTATTTCCATCTGCCAGTTATCAATATGTGCTGTATGGTATGGGATTTAAAACGACTGAATACCCAACAAATAAAACATTTAATAATATTGAATTGGCACAGCATTATTTTAACCATAATCAAGAAACTAAATTAAAATACCTGAATGCCCTGCCCTCTAATCGAGAACTCATAAACCATATTAAAAATAATAAATTACAGAGTGTTGGTTAA
- a CDS encoding sugar-binding protein, translated as MLYQIFKKYTFICFIVSFQAIALEAINTKELITINGIADESSWDKAKWYPLNQHILGKLPTKDDFSGRFKLMWNDKKLFLLAEITDDILFDQHSDPKHFYWDDDCLEVFIDEDKSGGNHQFNYNAFAYHIALDNQVVDIGKNHRDGTTNFVLLNDHIKSKWQRGKVAPHKMTWELAIDIYNDKYSDNTAIKPVELELGKELGFMLAYCDNDGSKEREHFMGSTKIKPKNGDKNLGYITADVFDSLILVK; from the coding sequence ATGCTGTATCAAATTTTTAAAAAATACACTTTTATATGTTTTATAGTGTCATTTCAGGCCATCGCATTAGAAGCAATAAATACCAAAGAGCTGATAACTATCAATGGTATCGCTGATGAATCGAGTTGGGATAAAGCTAAGTGGTATCCATTAAATCAACATATACTGGGAAAATTGCCCACAAAAGATGATTTTAGTGGTCGATTTAAACTGATGTGGAATGATAAAAAATTATTTTTATTAGCTGAAATAACAGATGATATTTTATTTGATCAACATAGCGATCCTAAACACTTTTATTGGGATGATGATTGTTTAGAAGTATTTATAGATGAAGATAAATCAGGCGGAAATCATCAGTTTAATTACAATGCGTTTGCCTACCATATTGCTCTGGATAACCAAGTTGTCGATATAGGAAAGAATCATCGTGATGGCACTACAAACTTTGTATTACTCAATGATCATATAAAAAGTAAGTGGCAAAGGGGCAAAGTAGCACCTCATAAAATGACTTGGGAGTTAGCAATTGATATTTACAATGATAAATACAGTGACAACACAGCCATAAAGCCAGTTGAACTTGAGTTAGGTAAAGAGTTAGGTTTTATGTTGGCTTATTGTGATAATGATGGCAGCAAAGAACGTGAACACTTTATGGGTTCGACTAAAATAAAACCTAAAAATGGTGATAAAAACTTAGGTTATATTACTGCTGATGTATTTGATTCACTCA